A portion of the Sulfurimonas hongkongensis genome contains these proteins:
- a CDS encoding mannose-1-phosphate guanylyltransferase/mannose-6-phosphate isomerase, whose amino-acid sequence MTNILLCGGSGTRLCPISRTLMPKQFVKLFDNKSLFQLTVDRNSKVCDGQFIVSNTEQYFLAQDQLEENATFNIQDSSFLLEPVGRNTAPALALACMALDKDEVVLVTPSDHLIKDEAEYQKVIQKAKKLAQEDNLVTFGITPTFAETGFGYIEAEASNVKRFHEKPDLRTAEQYLQQNNLNAQHLASSTFLWNSGMFMFKAGVFLDELEKYSPEIYMACRSAFSKAVGEVKTSLPRSGNLIRIKHEDMIAIPEDSIEYAVMEKSTKVKVVPSDIGWSDVGSFDALSDECVGLSAKCYEEDSENNFYHNYNSDKIIATIGLKDFIVIDTVDVLLIAKKGETQKVKNIVNKIKHSTEHLVLNNHMTGHRPWGTYTVLEEAAGYKIKRIIVKSSKRLSLQKHFHRNEHWAVVSGTATVEVEDRTFLLNENESTYIKAGNIHRLGNDTKEPLVIIEVQVGSYTGEDDIVRLEDDFKRENNE is encoded by the coding sequence ATGACTAATATACTCCTATGCGGAGGAAGTGGAACAAGACTATGTCCTATAAGCAGAACTCTTATGCCAAAACAGTTTGTAAAGCTTTTTGATAACAAGTCACTTTTTCAACTAACAGTTGATCGAAATTCAAAAGTTTGTGACGGTCAATTTATAGTATCCAACACAGAGCAGTATTTTTTAGCCCAAGATCAACTAGAAGAAAATGCAACATTTAACATTCAAGATTCAAGTTTCCTCTTAGAGCCAGTTGGAAGAAATACTGCTCCAGCTCTTGCGCTTGCTTGCATGGCTTTAGATAAAGATGAAGTAGTTTTAGTTACTCCAAGCGACCATCTCATCAAAGATGAAGCCGAATACCAAAAAGTTATCCAAAAGGCAAAAAAATTAGCCCAAGAAGATAACCTTGTCACTTTTGGAATCACACCTACATTTGCTGAGACTGGGTTTGGATATATTGAAGCGGAAGCTTCAAATGTTAAGAGGTTTCATGAAAAGCCTGATTTAAGAACAGCAGAGCAATATTTACAACAGAATAATCTTAACGCCCAACACCTAGCATCTAGCACCTTTTTGTGGAATTCTGGCATGTTTATGTTTAAAGCTGGTGTCTTTTTAGATGAGTTAGAGAAGTACTCACCAGAAATCTATATGGCATGTAGGAGTGCGTTTAGTAAAGCAGTAGGCGAGGTTAAAACCTCACTTCCGAGGAGTGGTAATCTCATAAGAATAAAACACGAAGATATGATAGCTATCCCCGAAGACTCTATAGAGTATGCAGTGATGGAGAAATCAACTAAAGTAAAAGTTGTACCAAGCGATATAGGTTGGAGTGATGTAGGAAGCTTTGATGCTCTTTCTGATGAGTGTGTTGGGTTAAGTGCTAAGTGTTATGAAGAAGATAGTGAAAATAACTTTTATCATAACTATAACAGTGATAAAATAATCGCAACTATAGGACTAAAAGATTTTATAGTAATTGATACAGTAGATGTACTTCTTATCGCAAAAAAAGGTGAAACACAAAAAGTAAAAAATATTGTAAATAAGATAAAGCATAGTACAGAACACTTAGTGCTTAACAATCATATGACAGGACATAGACCGTGGGGAACATATACAGTACTAGAAGAGGCAGCAGGGTATAAAATAAAGAGAATAATAGTTAAGTCCAGCAAAAGACTCAGTCTGCAAAAACATTTCCATAGAAATGAGCACTGGGCAGTTGTAAGTGGAACTGCCACGGTTGAGGTTGAAGATAGAACTTTTTTATTGAACGAAAATGAGAGTACCTATATAAAAGCAGGAAATATTCATCGATTGGGCAATGATACTAAAGAGCCTTTAGTTATAATTGAAGTTCAAGTGGGAAGTTACACGGGTGAAGATGATATTGTAAGATTAGAAGATGATTTTAAAAGAGAGAATAATGAATAA
- a CDS encoding NAD-dependent epimerase/dehydratase family protein — MVVGNGMIAKAFYEYNSVDDILIFASGVSSSNLNLESEFTREYSMVKNFLQEYPKKLFIYFSSCSIEFPDLKDTKYNIHKLSIEKLIQATSGNYIIFRLPNVIGKGGNPNTIINYLFDSIKEYKEFFLWKYATRNIVDIEDVVKIIQYVIENNLYRNDTVNIAYEKSILVEDLIQTIETLLNKKSLKSIINKGSDFKIDIAKVSWIMKETNMQQPSIESLILKYKIHELRVNND, encoded by the coding sequence ATGGTTGTCGGTAATGGAATGATTGCAAAAGCTTTTTATGAATACAACTCTGTTGATGATATTCTTATTTTTGCTTCAGGTGTTTCAAGTTCAAACTTAAATTTAGAGAGTGAATTTACACGAGAGTACTCTATGGTTAAAAACTTTCTACAAGAGTATCCAAAAAAATTATTTATTTATTTTAGTAGTTGCAGTATTGAATTTCCTGATTTAAAAGATACAAAATATAATATTCACAAACTTAGTATAGAAAAGCTAATTCAAGCTACTTCTGGTAATTATATTATTTTTCGTCTTCCAAATGTTATAGGCAAAGGTGGAAATCCAAATACGATAATAAATTATTTATTTGATTCAATTAAAGAGTACAAAGAGTTCTTTTTATGGAAATATGCTACTCGGAATATTGTGGATATTGAAGATGTTGTTAAAATTATACAATATGTTATTGAAAATAATTTATATAGAAACGATACGGTTAATATTGCGTATGAAAAAAGTATTCTTGTAGAAGATCTTATTCAAACCATTGAAACACTATTAAATAAAAAATCTTTAAAATCAATTATAAATAAGGGCAGTGACTTTAAAATTGATATTGCAAAAGTATCTTGGATAATGAAAGAAACAAACATGCAACAACCTTCGATAGAATCGTTAATTCTAAAATATAAGATTCATGAACTTAGAGTAAATAATGACTAA
- a CDS encoding glycosyltransferase, whose amino-acid sequence MKILIVNTFEIEGGAARAANRLHHSLIELGLDSTLIVQAKTTTDSTVISLLTKQEALNIRKSVYKELIDYPNKSKTLFSVSNIDSTKLVNKINSLNPDIVHFHWVAMGMIRIEDIPKIKSHIIWNCHDMMALTGGCHYDEWCDRYKQSCGKCKVLNSHTENDLSRDIFNRKSFAYKNTQSINFVGTSKWIVECLKQSALTKNNSIFHIPSGADGRIFKPLNKIECREMFKIPVDKKVILFGAMNPLGDPRKGAKELLEALKLLKIENTIFVIAGCHEQINTYELELPIYYIPEVSDEVSLSLVYNTADIMIVPSLQENLANTVVESLLCGIPVVAFDVDGNKDMITHKKNGYLVEPFKKGDLILGIEWILHNKLYDDLSLNARTSALAKFDLRVLAKQYYNLYKEVVKKKYMPQALESYSTLVQPSCNYLEYYNSPSFYEVLFNIKKDNFKCVIYGAGTVSQTVYAVIPNNIIAYVDLSNNEKYSSSSEEKIFHPSSLKDISYDKIIISVLGREKAIVQYLVEKLNVSRHKIIIFDL is encoded by the coding sequence ATGAAAATACTTATTGTAAATACTTTTGAAATTGAAGGTGGTGCGGCAAGGGCGGCGAATAGACTGCATCATTCACTTATAGAGCTCGGACTAGATTCTACTTTAATTGTCCAAGCTAAGACAACCACCGATTCGACAGTTATCTCTTTATTGACTAAACAAGAGGCACTCAATATCCGAAAAAGTGTTTATAAAGAGCTAATAGACTATCCTAATAAAAGTAAAACACTGTTTTCTGTGTCCAATATAGACTCTACAAAATTAGTTAATAAAATCAACTCTTTAAATCCAGATATTGTCCATTTTCACTGGGTTGCAATGGGAATGATTCGAATTGAAGATATCCCTAAAATTAAAAGCCATATCATTTGGAATTGCCATGATATGATGGCATTGACAGGGGGTTGTCACTATGATGAATGGTGTGATAGATATAAACAAAGTTGTGGCAAGTGCAAAGTATTAAATAGTCACACAGAAAATGATTTAAGTAGAGATATTTTTAATAGAAAAAGCTTTGCTTATAAAAATACACAAAGTATTAATTTTGTGGGAACAAGTAAGTGGATAGTTGAATGCTTAAAACAAAGTGCACTAACTAAAAACAATTCAATATTTCATATTCCAAGTGGTGCAGATGGGCGTATTTTTAAACCCTTAAATAAAATAGAATGTCGAGAAATGTTTAAAATTCCTGTGGATAAGAAAGTCATTTTATTTGGTGCAATGAATCCCTTAGGAGATCCAAGAAAAGGTGCAAAAGAGCTTTTAGAAGCATTAAAGTTATTAAAAATTGAAAACACAATTTTTGTTATAGCAGGATGCCATGAACAAATAAATACGTATGAGTTAGAACTGCCAATTTATTATATTCCTGAAGTAAGTGATGAAGTTTCATTGTCACTGGTGTACAATACAGCTGATATTATGATTGTTCCATCGTTACAAGAAAATTTAGCCAATACTGTTGTTGAAAGTCTTTTATGTGGAATTCCTGTTGTAGCTTTTGATGTTGATGGGAATAAAGATATGATTACGCATAAAAAGAATGGTTATCTTGTTGAACCATTTAAAAAAGGAGATTTGATTTTAGGAATTGAATGGATTTTACACAATAAATTGTATGATGATTTGTCATTGAATGCAAGAACAAGTGCACTTGCAAAGTTTGATTTGAGAGTTTTAGCAAAGCAATATTATAATTTATACAAAGAAGTAGTAAAGAAAAAATATATGCCACAAGCGTTAGAATCATATTCAACGCTTGTCCAACCCTCATGCAATTATTTAGAGTATTATAATTCTCCAAGTTTTTATGAAGTATTATTTAATATTAAAAAAGATAATTTCAAGTGTGTCATCTATGGTGCAGGAACGGTTAGCCAAACTGTTTATGCTGTTATTCCAAATAACATCATTGCGTATGTAGATTTATCAAATAATGAAAAATACAGTTCATCAAGTGAGGAAAAGATTTTTCATCCAAGCAGCTTGAAAGATATTTCTTACGATAAAATCATCATTAGTGTTTTAGGAAGAGAAAAAGCGATAGTTCAATATTTGGTTGAAAAGTTAAATGTGTCTCGTCATAAAATTATTATATTTGATTTGTAA
- a CDS encoding class I SAM-dependent methyltransferase — MRLINLGCGNKYHKDWENFDFKSNSEYVKVHNLLEKLPFEDSSVDVVYSSHVLEHFQKCDASRFLKECYRVLKPDGIIRIVVPDLEQLMRNYIEFLEGAKKEDKNSQEKYEWTMIELFDQMVRNYGGGEMLNYWKQNPMPQEGFVVQRLGSEVKNTLKSIRKNPSTKIKKECAHKSIEEIGKFRTSGEVHQWMYDEYSLKKLLQEEGFNSISKKDADESNIVNFNAYLLDIEADGSVRKPDSLFMEAFK, encoded by the coding sequence ATGAGACTAATTAATCTAGGTTGTGGAAATAAGTATCATAAAGATTGGGAAAATTTTGATTTTAAATCAAATAGTGAATATGTTAAAGTGCATAATCTACTTGAAAAACTTCCTTTTGAAGACTCTTCAGTTGATGTAGTTTATAGTTCACATGTGCTAGAGCATTTTCAAAAATGTGATGCATCTAGATTTTTAAAAGAGTGTTACAGAGTTTTAAAACCTGATGGTATCATTAGGATAGTTGTGCCTGATTTAGAGCAGTTAATGAGAAACTATATAGAGTTTTTAGAAGGTGCAAAAAAAGAAGATAAAAACTCTCAAGAGAAGTATGAATGGACAATGATAGAACTTTTCGATCAGATGGTTCGAAACTATGGTGGTGGAGAGATGCTAAACTACTGGAAACAAAACCCTATGCCACAAGAAGGGTTTGTAGTCCAAAGATTAGGCTCTGAAGTGAAAAACACACTTAAGAGTATTAGAAAAAATCCTAGTACAAAAATAAAAAAAGAGTGTGCTCATAAAAGTATAGAAGAAATAGGAAAATTTAGAACTTCTGGCGAGGTGCATCAATGGATGTATGATGAGTATTCGCTAAAAAAACTACTTCAAGAAGAGGGTTTTAACAGTATAAGTAAAAAAGATGCAGATGAGTCAAATATTGTTAATTTCAATGCTTATTTACTAGACATAGAGGCTGATGGTAGTGTTAGAAAACCTGACTCTCTTTTTATGGAAGCATTTAAATGA
- a CDS encoding FkbM family methyltransferase, giving the protein MQQRRFKNDDYNTLLKYPRFKEISVEFLNKTIKAPDAASLLFLNHELFGLEIYKFTSKDKKPIIIDCGANIGLSIIYFKKLYPDAKVIAFEPDKKIFDYLQFNINSFDLKDVTLINKGLWNEETTLKFFSEGADGGRIAQSDDANIVEIKTLKLSDFIKKQKVDFLKIDIEGAETEVLIECEKYLDNVEKIFIEYHSFIDKPQTLSTILSILENSGFRYYIEHIGVKSKHPFESIKNYVGFDNQLNIFGYRV; this is encoded by the coding sequence ATGCAACAAAGACGTTTTAAAAATGATGACTATAATACTTTATTGAAGTATCCAAGATTTAAAGAAATATCAGTTGAATTTTTAAATAAAACAATTAAAGCTCCCGATGCAGCATCATTACTCTTTCTCAATCATGAGCTTTTTGGTCTAGAGATATATAAGTTTACTTCAAAAGATAAAAAGCCAATAATTATAGACTGTGGTGCAAATATAGGTCTTAGTATAATCTACTTTAAAAAATTATACCCTGATGCAAAAGTTATTGCTTTTGAACCTGATAAGAAAATTTTTGATTATTTGCAGTTCAATATTAACTCTTTTGATTTAAAAGATGTTACTCTAATCAATAAAGGATTATGGAATGAAGAAACTACACTGAAGTTTTTTTCTGAAGGAGCTGATGGAGGAAGAATTGCACAAAGTGATGATGCAAATATAGTAGAGATAAAAACTTTGAAGCTAAGTGATTTTATAAAAAAACAAAAAGTAGATTTTCTAAAGATAGATATAGAAGGAGCTGAAACTGAAGTTTTAATAGAGTGTGAAAAATATTTAGATAATGTAGAAAAAATCTTTATAGAGTATCACTCTTTTATAGATAAACCTCAAACATTATCTACGATACTATCTATTTTAGAAAACAGTGGTTTTAGATACTATATAGAACACATAGGGGTTAAATCCAAGCATCCATTTGAATCAATTAAAAACTATGTTGGCTTTGATAATCAACTAAATATTTTTGGATATAGAGTATGA
- a CDS encoding SPASM domain-containing protein translates to MVKTACHKEGLFIQSNGDVFPCCGTWNKPNMKIGNIRDNDLESKIKAFSAVCKCESYELVSGSSELGRYKEINIETSYACQATCAMCCVNAPESDGYYNNENYLALMKLLKLTNPDNIMVQGGEILVQNETMNWISQVKQEMSKSNITLITNGNNIKKVEYAKETFDNIQVSFVGFQNLTYKTLMGLDIKHTFNFCEQIFNSASSNLFIKYLLSPLNLHELPLFIEWSMGINPKGVIIHDSNTSGYINYKTGDDYWNKIIQRTREQIVKTIHNNKHIHKKYNFKKIIIGGNNIAKLLQIDEKYLKNNKIDDFIEIQPVNYRFINSFESDSYATKTF, encoded by the coding sequence TGTCATAAAGAAGGATTATTTATTCAATCAAATGGTGATGTATTTCCTTGTTGTGGGACATGGAATAAGCCAAATATGAAGATAGGAAATATTAGAGATAACGATTTAGAAAGTAAAATAAAAGCTTTTTCTGCAGTGTGCAAATGTGAGAGTTATGAATTGGTGAGTGGTTCTTCAGAGCTTGGAAGATATAAAGAAATCAATATAGAAACTTCTTACGCCTGTCAGGCTACATGTGCAATGTGCTGCGTAAATGCACCTGAAAGTGATGGTTATTACAACAATGAGAACTATCTTGCACTAATGAAGCTTCTTAAGTTAACAAATCCTGATAATATCATGGTACAGGGTGGGGAAATACTTGTGCAAAATGAAACTATGAACTGGATTAGTCAAGTAAAACAAGAAATGAGCAAGTCAAATATAACACTTATTACAAATGGTAACAATATCAAAAAAGTAGAGTATGCGAAAGAAACTTTTGATAATATCCAAGTTTCTTTTGTAGGGTTTCAGAATTTAACATACAAAACTCTAATGGGGTTAGATATTAAACATACTTTTAATTTTTGTGAGCAAATATTTAATTCAGCATCTTCTAATTTATTTATAAAATACTTACTTAGTCCTCTTAATTTGCACGAATTACCTCTATTTATTGAATGGTCTATGGGTATAAATCCTAAAGGTGTAATTATTCACGATTCGAATACTAGTGGATACATAAATTATAAAACAGGCGATGACTATTGGAATAAAATTATCCAAAGAACAAGAGAGCAAATTGTAAAAACAATTCATAATAATAAACACATTCATAAAAAGTACAACTTTAAAAAAATAATTATAGGTGGAAATAATATTGCAAAACTTTTGCAAATAGATGAAAAATATCTAAAAAACAATAAAATAGATGACTTTATTGAAATACAACCAGTAAACTACCGTTTTATAAATTCTTTTGAAAGTGACTCTTATGCAACAAAGACGTTTTAA